A region of Sugiyamaella lignohabitans strain CBS 10342 chromosome A, complete sequence DNA encodes the following proteins:
- the HHT2 gene encoding histone H3 (Histone H3; core histone protein required for chromatin assembly, part of heterochromatin-mediated telomeric and HM silencing; one of two identical histone H3 proteins (see HHT2); regulated by acetylation, methylation, and phosphorylation; H3K14 acetylation plays an important role in the unfolding of strongly positioned nucleosomes during repair of UV damage; GO_component: GO:0043505 - centromere-specific nucleosome [Evidence IDA] [PMID 22693454]; GO_component: GO:0005694 - chromosome [Evidence IEA,IEA]; GO_component: GO:0000788 - nuclear nucleosome [Evidence TAS] [PMID 2275823]; GO_component: GO:0000786 - nucleosome [Evidence IEA,IEA]; GO_component: GO:0005634 - nucleus [Evidence IEA,IEA]; GO_component: GO:0005634 - nucleus [Evidence IDA] [PMID 11914276]; GO_component: GO:0031298 - replication fork protection complex [Evidence IDA] [PMID 16531994]; GO_function: GO:0003677 - DNA binding [Evidence IEA,IEA]; GO_function: GO:0003677 - DNA binding [Evidence TAS] [PMID 2275823]; GO_function: GO:0046982 - protein heterodimerization activity [Evidence IEA]; GO_process: GO:0006281 - DNA repair [Evidence IEA]; GO_process: GO:0006974 - cellular response to DNA damage stimulus [Evidence IEA]; GO_process: GO:0006333 - chromatin assembly or disassembly [Evidence TAS] [PMID 2275823]; GO_process: GO:0070911 - global genome nucleotide-excision repair [Evidence IMP] [PMID 21460225]; GO_process: GO:0007094 - mitotic spindle assembly checkpoint [Evidence IGI] [PMID 19917722]; GO_process: GO:0006334 - nucleosome assembly [Evidence IEA]; GO_process: GO:0009303 - rRNA transcription [Evidence IMP] [PMID 16002464]; GO_process: GO:0043935 - sexual sporulation resulting in formation of a cellular spore [Evidence IMP] [PMID 20713519]), which yields MARPSTVTVGNKRARKSIGPQSYPVTAGDPIPVGRKKRYRPGTKALREIRKYQKTTDLLIRKLPFARLVREIVGDYLGFDNQLRWQSVAILALQEATEAFLVHLFEDTNLCAIHAKRVTIMQKDIQLARRIRGAWGGLG from the coding sequence ATGGCCAGACCTAGTACGGTCACCGTTGGTAACAAGAGAGCCCGTAAAAGCATTGGACCTCAATCGTACCCAGTAACAGCTGGCGACCCGATTCCTGTTGGAAGGAAAAAGAGGTACCGACCAGGAACCAAGGCGTTGAGAGAGATACGGAAATACCAAAAGACAACAGACTTACTTATAAGAAAACTGCCATTTGCAAGATTGGTGAGAGAAATAGTTGGTGACTATTTAGGGTTTGACAATCAGTTACGATGGCAGTCAGTTGCTATCCTGGCATTACAAGAGGCTACTGAAGCATTTTTAGTCCATTTATTCGAGGATACAAACCTTTGTGCTATACATGCAAAGCGAGTCACTATAATGCAAAAAGACATTCAATTGGCAAGGAGAATCCGTGGTGCTTGGGGTGGGCTCGGCTAG
- the BER1 gene encoding Ber1p (Protein involved in microtubule-related processes; GFP-fusion protein localizes to the cytoplasm and is induced in response to the DNA-damaging agent MMS; YLR412W is not an essential gene; similar to Arabidopsis SRR1 gene; GO_component: GO:0005737 - cytoplasm [Evidence IEA]; GO_component: GO:0005737 - cytoplasm [Evidence IDA] [PMID 14562095]; GO_component: GO:0005856 - cytoskeleton [Evidence IEA,IEA]; GO_component: GO:0005874 - microtubule [Evidence IEA]; GO_function: GO:0003674 - molecular_function [Evidence ND]; GO_process: GO:0007017 - microtubule-based process [Evidence IMP] [PMID 18064466]), whose product MSSEPGFKLIERPISRRKNRNSKNLWKEKSAEDYKNIIDNLQTVIKNSPYYAALLKALGAIPGDSVKYIRCLALGSPTSTTGIHCQYQLALLIILLDHFKLAAKDVTAWDPVFESKDLDLLKLYGFDVVEEVTPGDGIPDMTEWLYYMPHAPHILTERVLKAVDSLPRGVILGNDLLTFDTRVIDEGEESTKDIAFVRSISKQLVEGDKDSNWAIEQIPNFPLKNANWMTAFYDMSVHIKHTR is encoded by the coding sequence ATGAGCAGTGAACCTGGATTCAAACTCATAGAGAGACCTATATCTCGAAGAAAGAATCGAAATAGCAAGAATCTATGGAAAGAAAAGTCAGCCGAAGATTATAAGAATATTATCGATAACTTGCAAACAGTGATCAAAAATTCACCTTATTATGCAGCATTGTTGAAAGCTCTCGGAGCAATACCCGGTGATTCGGTTAAATATATTCGATGTTTGGCTTTGGGTTCGCCCACAAGCACTACTGGTATACATTGCCAATACCAGCTTGCgttattaattattttattagaTCATTTTAAGCTTGCAGCCAAAGATGTCACAGCATGGGATCCAGTTTTTGAATCAAAGGATCTTGATCTCCTCAAACTTTATGGGTTTGAcgtggtggaggaggtcACCCCTGGTGATGGCATTCCTGACATGACAGAGTGGTTATACTATATGCCTCATGCCCCACATATATTAACGGAAAGGGTCTTAAAAGCCGTTGATTCCCTTCCACGAGGAGTTATCCTTGGAAACGATCTGCTCACCTTTGATACTAGAGTAATCGACGAAGGTGAAGAATCAACAAAAGATATTGCATTTGTAAGAAGCATTTCAAAACAATTGGTTGAAGGAGATAAAGACAGTAACTGGGCAATTGAGCAAATCCCAAATTTCCCGCTTAAAAATGCGAACTGGATGACGGCATTTTACGACATGTCTGTACATATAAAGCATACCCGTTAA
- the PKP1 gene encoding protein kinase PKP1: MKPSQLLRFYKAGSTSGWRLTPEMVKKISHYAQFPATGVSLRQMVQFGDNPSAGNLFRASQFIVEELPIRLAHRVKDLEALPNGLSEMPSIQRVRDWYSQSFEELTAIPIPKLSKEIKDALYHHQGKENIKMVLPLSNNGESNGHGNGNGNGKSKGKSVMALKSEPGQQGQINPSLEDWKAEGFQEDIKTSHGHRRYFASVDPNIVQWPIEIENYNEQVTKALQKIKTRHDGVVSTVAQGVLEWKESRPNIDVDYSLQTFLDRFYMSRIGIRMLIGQHIALNLDRGIRPDYVGIICTDTNIRDIAQSAVDNARFICEDWYGLYEAPQVDIVCNPDISFMYVPGHLSHMIFEVVKNSLRAVVELYGVDSDSYPPVKVIVAQGQQDITIKISDEGGGIPRSEVPYVWTYMYTTAKNTPHLDLDLSKSDFKAPLAGFGYGLPISRLYSRYFGGDLKLISMEGYGTDVYLHLNRLSSSSEPLP; encoded by the coding sequence ATGAAGCCATCTCAATTGTTACGGTTTTACAAAGCCGGTTCGACATCTGGTTGGCGACTCACGCCTGAGATGGTGAAAAAAATCTCACATTATGCCCAATTTCCTGCAACTGGAGTTAGTCTGAGGCAAATGGTACAGTTTGGAGATAACCCATCAGCTGGTAATCTGTTTCGTGCCTCACAATTTATTGTTGAAGAGCTACCGATCCGGCTTGCTCATCGTGTGAAGGATTTAGAAGCATTACCAAATGGGCTTAGTGAAATGCCATCTATTCAGAGAGTAAGAGATTGGTACTCACAGTCGTTTGAGGAACTGACTGCCATACCCATTCCAAAACTGAGTAAGGAAATAAAAGATGCTttatatcatcatcagggtaaagaaaatattaaGATGGTTTTACCTCTGAGCAATAATGGTGAAAGTAACGGACATGGAAATGGTAATGGCAATGGAAAATCAAAAGGAAAGAGTGTTATGGCATTAAAATCGGAACCCGGTCAACAGGGTCAGATCAACCCATCGCTTGAAGACTGGAAAGCAGAAGGATTCCAGGAAGATATCAAAACATCTCATGGTCACAGAAGGTACTTTGCTAGTGTAGACCCTAACATTGTGCAATGGccaattgaaattgaaaattATAACGAACAAGTTACAAAAGCTCTGCAAAAAATTAAGACTCGTCACGATGGTGTTGTATCCACTGTGGCCCAGGGTGTTCTAGAGTGGAAGGAATCACGACCAAACATTGATGTGGACTATTCTCTACAGACTTTCCTTGATAGATTCTATATGTCACGTATTGGAATTCGTATGCTTATTGGTCAACATATTGCATTGAATCTGGATCGAGGTATTAGACCAGATTATGTGGGTATAATTTGTACTGATACAAATATCCGCGATATTGCTCAAAGTGCAGTTGACAATGCACGATTCATTTGTGAAGATTGGTATGGTCTGTATGAAGCACCACAAGTTGATATCGTCTGTAACCCTGATATCAGCTTCATGTACGTACCTGGCCATCTTAGTCATATGATTTTTGAGGTAGTCAAGAACTCTCTTcgtgctgttgttgaactATATGGTGTTGATTCTGATAGTTATCCTCCCGTTAAAGTCATTGTTGCTCAAGGACAACAAGACATTACAATCAAGATTTCCGATGAGGGTGGTGGTATCCCTCGGAGTGAAGTGCCATATGTTTGGACATACATGTACACAACTGCGAAGAATACCCCGCAtcttgatcttgatctgtCCAAATCCGATTTTAAAGCACCTTTGGCTGGCTTTGGATATGGTTTACCAATTTCGAGACTCTATTCGCGCTATTTTGGAGGTGACCTCAAACTTATCTCTATGGAGGGTTACGGAACCGATGTTTACCTGCATTTGAATAGACTCAGTAGCTCATCTGAACCTCTGCCTTGA